The Glycine max cultivar Williams 82 chromosome 3, Glycine_max_v4.0, whole genome shotgun sequence sequence TATCATCAAActtctttaaattaattatattttttagcttGACTTCTATAATAGTATGCTAATTCAAATATGCAATTTAATTTACATGAATGCTATCATGTTTTACATTTGGAACATATAATATTATCTCTACCTAAACCAACTGTGaattaaaaagagagagaaaaaatccaCAGATATCAGAAAAAGGGGGTCTTTCTAATAAGTTAGTCAATATTGTTATAGAAAATCTTATAACAGTAACGCGTTAAAGAAAACCGagtcatttatatatatatatatatatatatatatatatatatatatatatatatatatatatattcaaaaggtaaaagtttcaataaatatatagatTAAGCACTTTCTAGAGCAACAGGGTGTTGTGGCGTctgaattagttttattttattcgtCAATGTTGTTTTAGAGCTAGAATTCAATATTCAAACAATACCAAGTCAAGCTAAACAATTCATCAATCACAAGAGGCACCGGTCAATTCAAATAGCTCGCTCgaccctatatatatatatatatatgtcttggGGCTACCATGTACCTTTCACCATATATCCATACAAactgtcatttaattttattccgATCCGTTATCCAAACTCAGCGGAAAGGACATTTATAGTTCTAAAGAAgagcatttaattttttgttacatcGATCAGTTTACAGTTACAGCTATTACTATATATCACAGGTAGAGATGGCATTGTCTTATAGGATGATCCTCTTCATAATGCTACTAATATTCTTCACCATTTTGGTAGCTTTTCCTCAATTTGGAGCTTGCAGAGCATTACAAGAAGATGAGTGGTTGAGAGAATACAATGGGCTTTTGTTGCAGTCTCTTCCACGGGGCCCTGTGAAGCCATCCAGTCCCGATCCAATTCGTCCATAACAAGCCATAAAACCTGCATGCTGCATGCATCTACTAATTGAAACAATTTCATAACTattgcttttgtttttgtgCAACATGCAcctatattattattcttttcacATTCTTTTTGTATGTGTAATGTTCTTCAATTAATTGAAACTAATTAATAAGACTTTGTGATAATATTATCACTAGCTACATGCATCCATGAATTATCTATAACATTaagcaatttataattaattaatgtttaatttctCGCTCAAATTGTAATATAATTGAAACAAAACATGCATTCATGATATGTATTACCGGCATTCCAACCATGGCGCGCGGATGATGAAAAATGGTTGTAACTTCAATCAGACTTGTATTCACAATTAAGCAAAACTGAAACCCAAACACACGTTAAAACTCTTGTTCAGCTCGAGCTTATAGCATTACGAGATCATGACCACATGTAACTGTTATTataacacacacatacacacatgaGAAGGGATCATATTTATTCTAGGATCAAATATACATGTGTGGGACCACTTGAACACAAAGTTATGTAGAGTAGTTGTTTCATGCCATTGCTAATCAGGACTTCTCACTGCCAATCTATGTGTCTCATTCTCTCTAATCTCTCTGTCATTTTGTGTCTCATTCACTAGGATGAGTACTAAGATGCGAGTGAGTGGTGAAGGGTAGCGATTAGGTGCTTTCGCCATAAACCAGCTCACCTAGAATCTTGAAATCGATCGAACCATGAACCTTCACCCGTCAAACATCACAATCTTCTCCGTGACGTGCCTCATCGTTGATCTCACTTTCCATTATGTATATAGTGACCTCCAAGATATTGCTTGTACATTCAATCATTTTTATACCAAGTTTGAGTAGTTGTTTACACTCATTTTATGTAGCTAGAGTAATCAGATTTGGAGGGTCGTTATGGGTGGTTTGGTGACATTATATGTTTGCCAGACAAGATGGATAtgcattttcttcaaaatttggggtggcaataaataaaagaggagGGAAAGTGAGAATGATTGTATGGACTGCAACAATTTGGATTCTCTGAAAGACATGAAATTCATGCGTGTTCTGGCAAGGTGTATTTGATCACCAGAAGATAACTCAAGACATCCAATTTTATTCGTGGCTATGGAtaaaaaaacttgttgaaaATTGATGTAGTCGATCTCCTTCTTCCAATGACAACTAAACACGAGTCTCTGTTTCAGGCAGATTCTATTTGGTCATGCGGATAAAGCTAATCTCTCATTGAGCTAATTTTGGAACGTCCACGTCAACTATCCAGAGCCAATAGCTCTCCCGCTGCTCAAGTGGTATATAACAATTGTATATTCATTGTAGGCATGCAGGGTGCAAATTCATTAATTTCTGCATGATATTGCTTTTGGAAATCTGCTATCTTGAAGTTCTGATTGGTTGGTGATGTCAAGGTAGACACGGGTGGGGAGTTTTAAATGGTAGGGACAAATTTGGCAAGGAGCTGAATTATTGCTAAGGATATTTTTGCTGAATTAATAGATATGATCCCTTCTCATGTGTGTATGTGAGTGTTATAAGTACAATGTTACAATATAGGGCTTGgactttttttgtttagttggGTTGCAAAATGTAAATAGGGATAACATAGAAACATTAAGAATcctgaaaattatatttgatgaaaatgaataacatttatttagttaattattaaaatcttaagataaattttttaaaaatcaaataattacataatatttttattatactaaataatttaataaagagtAAGAAGATAgtttaataaagaataaaatgatatttttatcaatttttaaggACAAATTCCTGCAACATACAAACACTATATAGATAATGAATGTGCAACAACTTTTTTTCGTTCATTGTTTTTTGCTGGTCCATTTAAAGCTGGCTTAATTAGGTATGAATGCGAAATCCACCTGATGGTGGTGCAGGAGCGTTTGGAAGCGACCCAAAAAGAAGCTTGTATTCCCTCGATCACTGACGATGTAATAATAATGACCAGCAAGCTACTCTGGACTCAGGAGAAGCAACAAAAATGGTGAGCATGATAAGCAGAAGCTGCAGAACTGTGAAGAGGAACCTTATGTAAGAGAAAGCCAtgtttttattctctttatgtaaatgaaacaaaagaaGGAAGCCTTTGAAGGAGTTCAATTCTTTGTTGGAACTACAATGTTAGTGAGTTTGTACCCAAGATATATAATGTTGTGGTGGGGAAGGTGGACATACACAACACATGCACTTAAAATAAACCGCGTATTGACATTGTTGTTTCTAACATAGCTTGGAAAATTAGAACCGTAAACCTCGGACCCTTAAATGCCTTCCACGCGCAACATGTGTTTGAGAACGAAGACGACTGAACTTGTCCAGAGAATAAAACTAGgttaaatatgatattaaattttacaatacttctcacttttttttttttttgtgaattacaATACTTCTCACATGGCTACATGTTTTTtacttgattatatttttagtctattcttttattaagtaatttttaattggcttaaatttataattttttttataatttaacattttttttattttcattcccgtaaattgtattttaatccttataaaatattttttttatttttcgccttgttttaaatatcttttttcttactgttttaaatattttttattattaaaagtattatctaaattacttttaaaatgaaaaataaaacaaatatattttacaagaattaaatttttttttataagaacgaaaataaaaaataaataaattacagttaccaaaaatatatttaaatctttttaattataatttcggTCTTCCAAATTCCAATCCCAAACATTTAGGGCAGATCGATTACATCTTGGCTTTCTAATGCCCTAATTCATATTATATAAGCTTATTTTACGTGACCATACAACTTAATCTCTAATTCAAGTGACTTTTTGGTGTTATGTAATAGTCATAGCCATACTCATTGTCATGGTTTTATGCTCCGCAAACAATAATTATGATTGCGACATCAAACTTTTGGGATCTCTTCAAACACATCACAATTGTAATTATGGTCAAATCAAGCACATATGCCCTTATACAATACAGGGTCCTCGTGTCATAATTGTTCACTTATACATCTAAATCAGTAATTAGATTACTCATTCCTGTATAAGGGCCCTTTGATGACATAAAGTCCCAATCCAACTCATAatataaagaaattgaaaatttgatggCTCTGCTGCTCTGCATATGCATATATTGCAGCATTTGGTGTTTTTTCACCTTTACACGTTAATTTTCCTTGCTTTGCCATGACACGAGGCTCACAAATCACAATGAAAAGAATACGGTCAACGGGTTCCTACCAGCTACCTAGTATAGCATATTTGAAGATAATAGACTTGACTGTAGTTACTTTAAAGTAGTCGTTTAAGcatatatttaaacaaaaaaaaacaatcatttttattaagtaTCAATTCtacaaaaatttcatataatgaaaaaactaataaatatttcatcattttattttataataaaataaatagaagtattaaaaaagtttaaaaaatttacttttcaaaattaaaattttatttaaatcaatcaCTATTATATTCTAGTAATATTCCCCGTTCAATTTGTTACTATCAATTTAATTAGCTGAAGATTACCAACAATTATGTACGGTCATCATAGGGTCATATATGGAATGAATAGAAGGTTGGCGACATCACCAACAAATTCTTATACGGTCTTCAATCTTCATTCAATAACTGTGGTATATGCCCCATGCCTCAGCGGGTGCAAGGAAAACAGCAATTGCATCATGACCGAAAGTTATTATGGATCAGATGGTATCATGGTTTCGTATTTCTTGTCCTAGAAGGCATCATCTTTGTCTACCTACAACGTCAACTAGGTAGAAAAACGTATCACGTTTATTTAATGGACCACAAAACTTACGTTACCCATGAATCAGATAgcatctaatttcaattttctgATTCCTGGGGTAACTACGTCAAAGAAATTAACAAGTATTTCTGTGAACAAATGACTTTCCTTTTTGAGGGGGGAAAATTAACCGACAGGTGTATGATTATgtattaatgattttaaataattcaaaaactaaTTGGATTTGTGATCTAATAACAGAAATTTActtatagaaataataaaataatacagtaaaatatcaatcaattttaaaaacatgtaaAAAGCCAACAAAGATTAATCCAATTGACAAGGAACAAACTCATAttccaaaaaatttaattccaaCTATCAATGTAAAAACTTTGTTGAAAATTGATCCATAAATACCTTTATAAGCACTCTTTGAGTCCTAAGGCATGCTCTGAGCTTGTGAGTTTTCGGAACCCTACTCACCTAAGTTtttatgaatgaataaaaagtacaaattttataaacttaatttaCTTCATAAGAATTTTTAGCGTGCTTGCTGCCTTTCAAAATTGGAGTAAAATGGGACAATAAGAAGGCTTCTGAAGTTAGCAAGGCTTAACCCTAATGCAAGTGTTTGTATTAGTTTATTCTAtgtttaaagaaattataatcAAGATTTTTCAAGagctttttttcttaaactgcgttttttctataatttaggGAAATCTAAATGTGtatgaaaaatgaatattttaataactttttgtaAATGTGAAGTGGATGTGACAAGGAAGATGCCGAGATGTCTCCCAAGTAATTCAAAACTGGCACTAATTCAACTCGAGTACAAAATCAAGCAAATTTGCAAGTTTCACTCATTTCTTTATCCATTATAAATATTTCAGTACTTCAGGATTACAACACTAGAAAAAGCTGATACTATACGTCACTTGTATCCAAATTTAGATGGTATCAACTAATACAAAGTGAATGCCCCGATCAAGACATACTACATACAGAAATATACAAATAAGCCACCTACATGGAATCTGGTGGATCAAATGATGCGATACACAATCAATTTGGAAGTGATCCCTATACTATACAAATAGGATGCAACATTATTCATAGACAAATTGAGCTCAATACAGCACTATTAATATCTATAGGGTAATGGAAAGGTGATTTTGCAACAAGCGATCTCCATGTCTTCTTTTTTGGGTCATATATTTGAATGAACAGAGTTCCTGCCCTCTTATGTTGTCTGGACCTTCGTGTTTCTGTAAAATCAACGACACATAAATGTGTCACTACATAAAGCTCCCCGTCTAACACAACAACACCAAAGGACGAATTGTAAGGAGCTTTTCTTGGCACACGAGACTCGTATAGCCAACGATTAGAAGACATGTCATATCTACATTCGtcatgaaaagaagtcaaagacAGATTTACAACTTCAGAAGTTTTGGAATTGTAATTaacaagtaaacaaaatgagcCATCAAGAATGTTGCATGATCACTACTCAAGTAGGTGGATTACAAGCAGTTCAGGAATGCAGGGACTTacaatgagggggggggggggggtggagCACAAGAATCAATTAGGATTTGTGTTTTAATGAATATTAGCCTATTTGTTTATAAGCAAAAGGCCGTTTGCAGTAAGCAAACTTGATTTCAACAGCTGAGAAATCATCATgtcgggaaaattttcatgaGTTTCTTATTAAACATCATGAAATTCTTCCACCAAATGGACCTTATACATAATACAAGGGATTAAACAATGTATATCTGTTGGTTAGCATTCCACTTATGGTCTACTAGATGACTCATAAGCAAGCTAAGTAAACaatataagtatttaattatcTCAAAGTGTATTAAAGCAAACCCTTATCATGATTCTTCCTAAACGTTGAATAAATGGAGCTCAAATAGCCTAGCAAGAGGCAGGAACACTCCCCACTACATAACCATTGGTCAGTTAAGCAAAACTTTTGACCATGCTTGACTCATTTGTCCATTTTGTCAAGATCCatcagagtaaaaaaaaaaacataatttttcaagttcaaaaaattacaaaaatagatTGTATGCACATGCAATGTGTGCGATTAGAAGCATTTGGCACAAATTTCTATTATCCTATATACGAGTGTCATGTCTTCATAATTAGAATTTCATGAGTTTCATATTCAAGTCTTCCAAACTTCAAGGGATAATCAATTTGAATTTCGCAAACATcagaataatttataatttattctacACATTTTACACTTCACACTACAGCATTCATATAACTGCAAATATTTTCTACACTGATTGACAGACACAAGACACAACTATTGACTACACACATAATTTCTTTTCCTAATAACACGTACTTATTGCCAGAAAACCGCAATTGATTATAGTTTATAGAGCCAAGTTTCTAAGTGGTAACATGATGAAAGTAGTCTAACCACTACCCTTTTGTAACTCGTTAGCTTTAAACCTAAGACCTATACACAACATTAAACCCAAATCTGCATCTGCCCAATCATGATATTATAGGGTACATATTAAACAAGACAAATATATTGGACCTAGTAGAATaaggttttgttgttgttgcaagTAGCTAAACACATGTTTAACAAAGGGTACATATTAATGACACAAGTAACTAAACAGATGTTTTAACAAGTTCAAAACGCAAATAAACAACCCGCATGTACAATACAAGATCACAATTGCAACTACAAGTTTATAGTCATAGTACATTTAAGGAGTCAAATTTGGGCTCTTTATTCATCAAATCAAAGAAATCTGAAACTTGTCCTTTTCCCtatgtcatttaattattttgcttgACAATATTTTAAGATCATGTAATGTGTATGAGCCTTATAACAAGACAAAGGCCTCCAACAGTCTAACCTACCAAAGACAAGACAAGCCTTCTGTGAAACAAATGCTTCTAGGTTCTAACTACTAAAGACAAACCAAGTGCCAGCAAGAAATGACAGAGGACATAAATAGAGAAATACAGCTCAGAAACAATAGCTGCAACCAGGAAAACCAACACTCAGTTCAGTTCAAGTAACACAAACTGGGAAACCCAGcagagaacacatgaacaacaAAACACACAAACCAGAAACAGGggaataaaaaaaccaaaaaattcaGTCTAGAAGTCCCACATCCCGAAAATATTGATCAAAGTTACATCATCACCCATCTCAAATTATCAATTACACTCCGTTGTTGAGCTGAAGTAACACAGCACCATAGGCTACCCAAGGACACACTCCACTTCAGTCTCGTAGTTTTTGAAAGGGGCATGAATTTGAAAGGAAAAGGTGAAATTCGGTTCGAGTACGCTGAACTGGGTGATTTAAGTTGAAGTGTGTGAGTTTTGGTGGGCTGGACGTGGTATTATTTTGTTCTGCCCAATCCACTAacaagcttttggtacaaaattTGAGAATAGCTAGAAATGAAGATTCAGTGATCTTTTAAAAGTAAGATATGATTGTGTTCTTAACTGTGAATAGGATCACAGAATCTGACACAACATGGAATAAGACTTTGACTACCATGCACCAAACAAGTGCCTAAAACGAATTTCTTAGAAGAAAATCTACAACTAACACGTATAATTGACAGCTCAAGCTTAACAAAAAAGGGAAGAAGCACGCATACCAAGCACAAACTTGTCCAACAAACAACACAACAAAGCATACTGACATAGTAAAATCATTATCcatgaataaaacttgaaacgCACATTAAGAACTAGTTTAAATCAAAAGCCAAGATGATTATGCCACTCCACTTATCAAACCTTTTTCCTTTTAAGAGAACAGCCTAAACATCTAACACACTTGTTCCAATTCTAATCAGCAAAACCATAATACAAAACAACACAAAGAATGACCCCCCAATAGTAAGTAAGCCAACCAGCCTCCTTTCTTTTCACaacatcaaaattcaacaataaCAACCAGAATAATCTAATCAATGTAATGTAATGCACAAGCATAAGCACAAACTCAAGAGCCATCAATTACCAAtagcaattaattaattaagcataaaaatacCTCAAAATCTCATTGGCATCAAGCATGAAAAGCATGGGGCATCCATTATCATCAACCACAACAATCTTCCCAACCCTGACCCTCTCCCCATTCCCCCACATATCCCCAACCTCTCTCCACGCGCCACTCTCCACTCCCATCACCACCGCATCCCTATAATACTCATCCACCGGAAACACCCCGGAAATCGTCCTCGACGCGCCGTACCCCCCCATCACCCAGAACTCCCTCCCCTCCCCTCCGACAAACCCGACACACCCGGCGCGAAACCCGGGAAGATTCTCCATCGGCACCCACCGGTCTCTCCCCACCTCATACCGCTCCGCCGACCGAATCCTCGACCCGGCCGCCCCGAACATCGTATGCCTCGAACCCCCGCCGGCCACATAAATGCTCCCGCCGGCCGGCACCACCGCGCAGGCGAAGCTCCCCCTGGGAGACAGCATTGAGGCGCGTGGCTCCCACGAGAAGTCGTGGAAGTTGAACCTGAAcgggagatataaggttggtttAGTGATAAAAGAAGAAGGTAAGGAGAGAGAGAGGTCGGATTCGAATCTCCagtaacaaaaactaacaatactAATGACTAACATTTgcccattaaaaaaaaaaaaaaactgaacctGAACGTGGCGGAGGACGGGGAAGGGCGATCGATGGGGAAGGAGCGCGTGTCGAAGAGGGACCCACCAAGGACATAGAGGTGGGGCCCGACGGAGACAGCGGCGAAGTTGCAGAGGCCGTACACGTGGGGGCTGCAGGGCATGGGAGGGAGCGGGCACCACGCGAGCGAGTTCGGATCGAAGAGAAAGGGTGAAGCGAGTGAAGGATCTTGCGGGAAGATGCAGAGAAGGTGGTTACGTTTGTTCAGCGAGGCTAAGAACGATTTCGAGGAGAGGAGCAGTTTCCATGATTTGCATGTCGCTTTGAGCCTCCCGTGGTGGGAGTAGGGGACCTTCGAGAGGATCGACGCCGCTACGTCGTTTGGGAGACCAGGGATTAGCGTCGCGCCAccgccaccgccgccgctgtccCAATCGGAATTCATGTTCGGTTAATTGGTTTGTGGTTTTGTTGTCAACGCTGCGCGCGTTTGCATTGCCGTGTTCGTTTGTTTTCTACTATATGCTTCACTTTGTATTGAggagaaaaagataaaacactttttttttggggTTTTCTTTTTTAGCAAGACAGTGGGATGGGATGGGATGGGAGTCGGAATCGAACCAACAGTTGGACCTTTCTATGTTCcatctaaggttgtgtctcataACTCTTCTTATGCGTGTCTGTGTTTTTACATGTTGGTTTTTTTAGGACAAATATCAATGATTAATTTGTTAACGAAAACGAttgaatttgtgatttttttaatcatttaatcaattttatattttcaatttttgcatagaattgattgataacTTAATTTAAGGTTTATAAAATGTTACCTAAAATTATGTAAGTATAAgatagtttattaaatttatagaaaactgtttaaattttagtattttattatttttgaaacaaaTCGACAAAAAGATATTGTTGTTTATAGAAACTTCAAAAAACTATGAAAAGAAAAGTTTGtcttaattaagataaaaaaaatatattcaggcacaatatttatattgatttatcCTATAACATGAAGTTGTTCGCCCTTATTATTAGAATATCTAGCTATTTCAATacaaatattgtattttttttaatcattgaaataactatattttctatccagaaaaaaaatctagttatttcaatgattgaaaaatacaatattctcattttttataagttcTTATAGACTCATGTAGAAATACTCTTTTTAACAAGTTTCttctaagaaaaagaaaataaaattatcctcGTCCAATAATaacctttaattaaataatcgATGGTTgatattgtatttaattttatattttattatatatgtatttgaatttatagcaattaatttataatcattGATTGAAAAAATCAACGAAGTCAAGTGTATTTTATGCTTTAAAGtgcatatttttacttttaaatagtCAAATCTTATTCTCTAAAGttcacattattattttataatagccAAATCctgacaataaaaaatatataattgttctTTATCTCTTACTATATActattcacacaaaaaaaaaaaaaaaactcttactaTATACTTAATTAGAAATAATGTACGATAGGTAATTAGGATCGCATCAGCAAAAAAGGTAATTAGGATCGGAGTTAATGCAAAttcttttattcaattaaaagcAATGGGTGTTtcattatctttatttataaattgttcTTCTTGAGAGATCTTTAGACCTTGAGGGTgcttattctaaaaatatgaaCGCTTGATgcatttattcattttactGCATATTTAATTATCCTGAATGTAGTCATTGTATCTAAAAAATCTGTGTTACTTTTGTTCCTCTGGTTGACAATAGGTAGAATATTCCATTGTTCATGTGACAAGTTAACTTTTTTCCAATGCTTAGGACTGATAGATATTTTGTCCAACAACAGAGAAATGTTCAACGATCCTAAAATGAGATAGTTTAGTCATCGCAAGATGTAGTCTTCATATTGTTGTCACTTGTCACATATagtcttaattaattaggaaaattTCTCACGAGATTGTATATCTTTCTAGCAGATGAACTATCACAATATGATCCTTGTACACTTGAGAGTATATATATACCTATTAGCATATTTTGTTGTCAAACATTAAAACCATAAGGTTAAACTTATAGTTCACTGCACTTGTTGCTGGAAGGCAACTAGTGTTATGATGCACGAGCAAAGACTTGCAATCTATCATCTCCTTCCAAATTGCTCCTTAACACGCCCAGGATTGGTTCTTATTATGTTGGCCGTGGATGCTGTTGGAGTACGTAGCGCATATATTCTTGCACATTTTGTTTTTGcccttgctattttttttttctttttgtctttcTTGTCTCCATTTACCTAAACAAaaaactagtattttttttcccataAAGGTTAAACCATCTTTTCCTTAACAATCATTAATACAAAAATCACTTTTTAGATTGATGATCTACTTTTATTCATAGAAAAAACATATGTAGTACGAGGTTAgttgtgacatttttttaatatttggatGAACATTCTAGATTAGTTACAAAAGAAATGACCGAGAAAAACACTTTCCAAATTGATTAGTTAGCAAccaatttaaaatgttaataacCAATAAGAATTATACTACATAATGCCATAGCCAATTAGGTCATATATTTAAACAAAGGATAAAAAACTTGTGTAAGATAGAATTCTTAATCCcctaaatttaacaatttttcaAGTTTTGAATATAGTACATGAGAGGATGTAGACCGACATTACGGTGTTACAACTACCACATTTAGGTCTCTTTTTTAGTATAGGAATGCTCAATTTTAGATATTGAAAATAGTTTATATtgaaaaagttaagaaaaattcttaaaaacacttttatttgtaaaaaaaaagtttttgaaaagacTCCCGTTGAAGAATGACGGATAAAAATGCTCTTGTTCAATATTGTTgtt is a genomic window containing:
- the LOC100820159 gene encoding F-box/kelch-repeat protein OR23, translating into MNSDWDSGGGGGGATLIPGLPNDVAASILSKVPYSHHGRLKATCKSWKLLLSSKSFLASLNKRNHLLCIFPQDPSLASPFLFDPNSLAWCPLPPMPCSPHVYGLCNFAAVSVGPHLYVLGGSLFDTRSFPIDRPSPSSATFRFNFHDFSWEPRASMLSPRGSFACAVVPAGGSIYVAGGGSRHTMFGAAGSRIRSAERYEVGRDRWVPMENLPGFRAGCVGFVGGEGREFWVMGGYGASRTISGVFPVDEYYRDAVVMGVESGAWREVGDMWGNGERVRVGKIVVVDDNGCPMLFMLDANEILRYDMSSNRWLYESRVPRKAPYNSSFGVVVLDGELYVVTHLCVVDFTETRRSRQHKRAGTLFIQIYDPKKKTWRSLVAKSPFHYPIDINSAVLSSICL